The genomic segment TCTCAAGGAGTGGAGGGCTCTGATGGTTGAGGGCAAGAAGCCCGAGGAAATCTCGCCAACGCCGACTTCCACCGCCCCAAACACGAACAAAACCGAGAGCTCAAGCAGTACAGGTTCGAGTATCTGCGGTCCTGGTTTGATAGT from the Thermococcus sp. 21S7 genome contains:
- a CDS encoding CGP-CTERM sorting domain-containing protein — its product is LKEWRALMVEGKKPEEISPTPTSTAPNTNKTESSSSTGSSICGPGLIVGLAIVPLLLRRRP